The Bombus vancouverensis nearcticus chromosome 5, iyBomVanc1_principal, whole genome shotgun sequence genome segment tataatacatatgcatatgttacatatacatattatatgctatgggttacatatatatatatatcatattacatactatatattacatatatattacatattatataatatgtatatacatattatatactaaatattacatatatatgtatgtgcgtgtatatatttatataccatCTATATCCTACATAGGAACAATATCTACTTCAAATGACAAATCACATAATTGATATGAGATTATTCATATCAGGGATGCAGCGGCATCCGCTTTCGAGTTAActagcaaaagaattaatctGTATTTAGGAATAATATCCCTTTATCTTTATAATGATGTTCAGAATAAAGTGTTATTTTCAAATAGAGTTCAAATATGATAGTGAAAAGATAACATGTTGCTTCACTTTAATACATTTTCTAAAGCTTTAACACTAAAATATCTTTGGAAACTATCCAAAAgatagaaattaaattaaatttttatttgtttagtttttcaattcaatttttaattcttgtATGATTTGTCAGTAAGTGGATATGTCTAAAATTTAGAATAAGTAGCGgatttaaattattatcattTAAATAAACTCAtactttaaccctttgcactcgaaGCCATCTTGGACGTTACCTACCAGCAATTCGACGCCACTTTATTGCGAAAACGTGAACCTAAGAatcaatatattatatagtataactttggAACCAAGTATTGTAATGATATTTGATTTACATGAATTTGTAGACGTTGAGGATCATATTTTTTGCcacaaaatgaaaattttatttcttataattttctacAGTATGATAAATTTTGAAGCAATTCGCAGTATGCACTGCAGATTGGTTTATACATGTTTCACAATAATAAGTTGTTTGACGTCTTCCACCCGGTGTTTTCCTATCAGAACAAACAATACAGTTCAGTTTTTTTTCTCCTACATTGGGAATATGTAATTTGTTGTTCAGTCTATTATCCGACAAAGATGTGAGTGGATATGTTTTTAATTCCCGAAAATTACCTCTCAACTGATTTATAAGACTTTTGACAAACTTGTAATGTCtcattgattttttattttttcttccttctgaGGTAAATTAAGAAACcacaaaattaaatttatcaaaagaatattactttTTCGATTTGACTTATTAATACAGGGATCTATCCGTAACGCTCGACGCTTCAATATGAACTGAGTTCAACTTTGAAAATCTTTTTGTCCAGTTTTAGACTTGTTTACTTATATCCTCAAATTTCACTATACAGTGCCAGGTATACTTGTATACCAACCTTTCTTCTACAACTCATCCTTAACGCTCTTTTTAAGTGGAGTAGAGACGCGCTCGAACCGTCGTGAATGCACTTCTCACGTTCTCTTCTGACGTAAAACCTACTGATATTTTCTTCATATATCTTGACAATTATACCATATTTTGATTTGCTTCCTTGTGCCATTTCAACAGAAAACTTCAGGGAAACATGCATTTCTCAGAAAGTTGCGGTGGAATGAGTTCATCCTTCGTAATCACTAATAAGCTTTGATATCCTCTCAGATAAGACATCCGAGTGGTATGTGAGACTTACGATGTCCCCTTTGAAAAGACAtccgagtgcaaagggttaagaattgaatttcaaaatttataatgCTTATATCATAAAAACGAAACTTCAGACTACAAAATGGAATAAAAATCAAGGCTTAGTTTTTTTTTCTCATAATCCTTAATGTTTATAAATTGTTCAGGATACTCCATTAAAAATGTAATGAAATGTGTTGCACATTTATATCAATTTGTAATATCATTTTAAATTCATCTTTGAAATAAGTTTCATATGTTACATAATGccacatatatttttatactatgAACTATAATACTAGATCAAATACAATAATTCCTTACATGTACAGCTGATGATTCCATAGGGGATATAGAAAGTGAATGTTCTGAAGCATTTGAGTGATCTGCTTGTGACTGTTCTGATTGCTGCTCTGGTAATTGCTGCTGTGATTGTATCTGTTGAGATTGTGACAAATGCTTTGCATGAGATGTATTAATTCCATGCCTACGTTTCATATGCTTATTATAATTTGGCCAATTTGTAAAATGATGTTGACATTCTAAACAACTATATGGACGTTCGCCAGTATGTTGTCTTCTGTGTgtctgaaaataaattttaaaatgataTTACTTTTTGCTTTTTAAATAATACTGTATTAGTCATTTAATTAACTTACAGTTAATATTCCTTTAAATCGAAAACATTTACCGCAAAATTCACATGTAAATGGCATTGCACCAGTATGTATTCTGTGATGTTCCCTTAAGGTACCTTTTTCTCTAAAAGTTCTTCCACATACAGCACATTGATGTGGTTTAGCACCTGTATGAACTGTCTCATGTTTTTTCAACTGTAGTGGTGTTTTGAAACTGCAAATAACATTAAATATGTAAACATAGTTACAAGTAagttataaattacatttttttaataaacatacGCTTTTGAGCATTGACTGCAATTATATGGCTTATCTGCAGAGTGAGTTAAAAAATGAGCTTCTAGATTTCCTTTTTGAATAAAGCTCTTGCCACACTGATCACATGTAAAATTTCTAACACCAGAATGGATACGTTTATGTGTGACTAAATTTGGTTTTGTTGAAAATCTGAAAAACTTCTTTTATTACTCGCATACTACTTAAACTTTACTTATATATCACCCAAGTATAATGCTAAAATTCATGAGGTACTAAAATTATAATCTTGAAGTTTAAGGCcatacttttttttattgtattctCACAAAAAGGATAATAtgtattacaataaaaaataatttggtaTTTTCAGCTTAATTAACTCTTGGACTgacaatatttacaatattattattcatattttgTCAGCTTACTTTTATTAAAGCAATTCGGAAGATGAAAATTTAGACAAGTTTATGTACATTCAAgaattaaaatatagaataaagcaACTCCTTTCAAATGTAAGCTTCAATCAACATCAAAACtttgtgaaaaatttcattATGGTTATAAAAATCAGATTATAAGAATATTTACAGCATAATGGTTGCAACATAAAAGCATTTATATGGACAAGTTCATAAAGAAATATTCCtaagaataattattttatacatttgaaagaGATATAAAAGCtgaagaaattaaatatattgtaaatataatattgaatTTCTAAAATAGTCACATCAGAAAAACTTGTGTAAtgctaaaataatatttaagatAATATCAGATTATGACACATGGCTTTTTTGatatttcttcttaaaatttAGACTTGAATTCTAAAATTAAAGTCAATTTTACAATGTACTTCTTTAGCAAATCTTCATTAATTTAGAGATGTTGATTGAGTCAATCATAATCTGTGTAATATTTTAGTATAGTACATAGGagatatttttaacaaaataaaatatgaaattatcaaATGACATATTTTAATCAGTACTTATAAATATTCACAATATAAACTATAAACGTGTGCGTGCGCGCATACACATACAAAGAATATACATTATAAAGtgatatacaaataaataaatttatatcaataaacaaaaacaaaattaatatatatatacatatgtatatatataaagttataccttTTGTCACACTGATCACATGGAAATCTATTTTTCATAGTATCTGGTAAATGACACCGACTATGAATATATAATGCACTTTGTTGTTTAAATGCTTTCCCACAGGTTTGGCATACATGAGATCGTTCCTTACTATGAATTGCTTTATGAGAATCTAACACCTTTTTATGTACAAATGATTTTCCACAATCTTCACAACTTTATAACATATATTAAATAGTTTCATTAGAAGATTATGTATATTAAACAGTTTATACATAACTTAATAAACCTGAATTTTACCTGAATTTTGTCTTGTTTTTGTGTCGTTTGACATGAGTAAGAAAACCATAATATTTATCATAAACTTTACAACATAAAACACacatatattttgcttgttgatTGTGAATAGTTTCATGATGTTCTTCTAACTTTTCTAAACTAGGCAATTTATCATTACAATCAGTGCAAAGCCATGGATACCTATTTAAACTTTCTTCTCTTTtgcgttttaatatttctactgTATGTGCTTCTATAATTTCTAAGTCTGTATCAGtacctatatttaaaaattacagtataaatataatttttccaATATACTGTCTGATATAATTAACATAACTTTTCAGTATAGACATACACAATTAGAACTTCACTTAagcatatattaaaatatacatgaTACGAATTACtatttagtaaaaataatatataaaaaattcggGACTTAAATATTAGTACATATTAAAGTAACAAAAAAACATCAGAGACTGACACCAtatcttcaattattcattAGACCAATTTAAGAATTTTGCTGTATTTTCTTCGTGTAATTTTTTTACTATATACAGGAAATTAGCCTTTTCATCCAAATCACGCCTTCTATTTAACTGCTCATATAATACACAAGGTATCAAAAAATTATACCGTTTCTAAAGACTTATAAATCTGTGTGAAAAACGGCATTTAATTTCGTTCAAATGAAAAGGACTTTTATTGATAGAtgtaattattgtaaatattgtGTCTAATATTGTCGTTTTAGTTTTGTGTATTTCATGGGTTGGTTGTTATTTCTGCCATTAATTACAAggtttataaaaattgtaataacaTTAGTTTCATCTATACATTGtacacaatatttttttataaaataaaacacatCAGTTCATTACAATCATATGATAGATAGAGTATTTACTGttatctattattattttatactataTTTACCACTTATAGGTCCAGTATTGACACTGTGAGTGAGAAGATGCTGGAAATACAGAAATAGCAATTGGAAATGATATAAGTATAAAATCGAAGGcagttatatgttataatactCTCTATTCTATAATACTCAACTCTATTTATCTGAAGCATATAACTGTACTTCATATAATAGGAGCTGACCAATTTTCCtcatttattgttttttgttgaTATGACAGAAGCTTGTGTTCAGATACGTGAATTCGACTAACAAGAGTTAATTAGGCATTATTAGGCAAATAATTAGgcattaactaaaatttcgttccaaTAAATGAAGATTATATAAATGGAGATTTCTGTACTAA includes the following:
- the LOC117162185 gene encoding uncharacterized protein LOC117162185 isoform X2, translated to MTESELCRLCAETKENFIGIYEAEGQKLAIEAKIAKCLQIQVLTNDGLPLTVCIDCCILLNQCSEFFEKTNQAQVSLRQLLLDPKVEPQSLESNINYIDKTIAFPKEEIGEGIVECHLSNYIHDTSNASRNYFIEENKNDSHQKYENEEPQDNVKQKKCKIQFKKTPLKQTRKKLKRKSQKMEDPDVYISADLKKEHKNIDMKTNIKIPDNYMTGTDTDLEIIEAHTVEILKRKREESLNRYPWLCTDCNDKLPSLEKLEEHHETIHNQQAKYMCVLCCKVYDKYYGFLTHVKRHKNKTKFSCEDCGKSFVHKKVLDSHKAIHSKERSHVCQTCGKAFKQQSALYIHSRCHLPDTMKNRFPCDQCDKRFSTKPNLVTHKRIHSGVRNFTCDQCGKSFIQKGNLEAHFLTHSADKPYNCSQCSKAFKTPLQLKKHETVHTGAKPHQCAVCGRTFREKGTLREHHRIHTGAMPFTCEFCGKCFRFKGILTTHRRQHTGERPYSCLECQHHFTNWPNYNKHMKRRHGINTSHAKHLSQSQQIQSQQQLPEQQSEQSQADHSNASEHSLSISPMESSAVHGTS
- the LOC117162185 gene encoding uncharacterized protein LOC117162185 isoform X3, producing the protein MFTNSDPKVEPQSLESNINYIDKTIAFPKEEIGEGIVECHLSNYIHDTSNASRNYFIEENKNDSHQKYENEEPQDNVKQKKCKIQFKKTPLKQTRKKLKRKSQKMEDPDVYISADLKKEHKNIDMKTNIKIPDNYMTGTDTDLEIIEAHTVEILKRKREESLNRYPWLCTDCNDKLPSLEKLEEHHETIHNQQAKYMCVLCCKVYDKYYGFLTHVKRHKNKTKFSCEDCGKSFVHKKVLDSHKAIHSKERSHVCQTCGKAFKQQSALYIHSRCHLPDTMKNRFPCDQCDKRFSTKPNLVTHKRIHSGVRNFTCDQCGKSFIQKGNLEAHFLTHSADKPYNCSQCSKAFKTPLQLKKHETVHTGAKPHQCAVCGRTFREKGTLREHHRIHTGAMPFTCEFCGKCFRFKGILTTHRRQHTGERPYSCLECQHHFTNWPNYNKHMKRRHGINTSHAKHLSQSQQIQSQQQLPEQQSEQSQADHSNASEHSLSISPMESSAVHVIQTVSHTATQPIVVQTVPSSTVQNFQSDVSSTVQETVFRERSGTYFNAVPATLQNFLPPNLSYNFYNISNITYKE
- the LOC117162185 gene encoding uncharacterized protein LOC117162185 isoform X1, whose translation is MTESELCRLCAETKENFIGIYEAEGQKLAIEAKIAKCLQIQVLTNDGLPLTVCIDCCILLNQCSEFFEKTNQAQVSLRQLLLDPKVEPQSLESNINYIDKTIAFPKEEIGEGIVECHLSNYIHDTSNASRNYFIEENKNDSHQKYENEEPQDNVKQKKCKIQFKKTPLKQTRKKLKRKSQKMEDPDVYISADLKKEHKNIDMKTNIKIPDNYMTGTDTDLEIIEAHTVEILKRKREESLNRYPWLCTDCNDKLPSLEKLEEHHETIHNQQAKYMCVLCCKVYDKYYGFLTHVKRHKNKTKFSCEDCGKSFVHKKVLDSHKAIHSKERSHVCQTCGKAFKQQSALYIHSRCHLPDTMKNRFPCDQCDKRFSTKPNLVTHKRIHSGVRNFTCDQCGKSFIQKGNLEAHFLTHSADKPYNCSQCSKAFKTPLQLKKHETVHTGAKPHQCAVCGRTFREKGTLREHHRIHTGAMPFTCEFCGKCFRFKGILTTHRRQHTGERPYSCLECQHHFTNWPNYNKHMKRRHGINTSHAKHLSQSQQIQSQQQLPEQQSEQSQADHSNASEHSLSISPMESSAVHVIQTVSHTATQPIVVQTVPSSTVQNFQSDVSSTVQETVFRERSGTYFNAVPATLQNFLPPNLSYNFYNISNITYKE